One genomic segment of Streptomyces sp. TLI_146 includes these proteins:
- a CDS encoding amidohydrolase family protein: MIVDAHVHAGEYYRHYSARFAEQMTATTELAPEDLSAPEEKLLAEMDSAGVDRVFLLAFDVQRVEGFSVPNEFVAELCARHPDRLTGFASVDAGVPGAAGRLREAVTGLGLRGLKTAPCYLRMSPADRQWYDVYETAMDLGIPVLIHTGYTPSRNADARFFSPLLVEQVARDFPGLTVILAHLGTPWTRPCVDLLARHANLHADLSIFGSYQQPATVARALAHARDSGVLDRLLWGTDFPFASMTGSVTRMADLARDPALWPPGSDPLSPREYEALMGGTAARLLALAAPHPTPPHTDSSFDPMT, encoded by the coding sequence GTGATCGTCGACGCGCATGTGCACGCGGGGGAGTACTACCGCCACTACTCGGCCCGCTTCGCCGAGCAGATGACGGCCACCACCGAGCTGGCGCCCGAGGACCTGTCCGCGCCGGAGGAGAAACTGCTCGCCGAGATGGACAGCGCGGGCGTCGACCGCGTCTTCCTGCTCGCCTTCGACGTACAACGCGTCGAGGGGTTCTCGGTGCCGAACGAGTTCGTCGCCGAACTGTGCGCCCGCCACCCCGACCGGCTGACCGGCTTCGCCTCCGTGGACGCGGGCGTCCCGGGCGCGGCCGGGCGCCTGCGCGAGGCCGTGACCGGCCTCGGCCTGCGCGGCCTGAAGACCGCCCCCTGCTACCTGCGCATGTCACCCGCCGACCGCCAGTGGTACGACGTGTACGAGACGGCCATGGACCTGGGCATCCCGGTCCTGATCCACACCGGATACACACCGTCGCGCAACGCGGACGCCCGGTTCTTCTCCCCGCTGCTCGTGGAGCAGGTGGCCCGGGACTTCCCCGGCCTGACGGTGATCCTCGCCCACCTCGGCACGCCCTGGACCCGGCCGTGCGTCGACCTGCTCGCCCGGCATGCCAACCTCCACGCGGACCTGTCCATCTTCGGCTCCTACCAGCAACCCGCCACCGTGGCCCGGGCACTGGCCCACGCCCGCGACAGCGGTGTCCTCGACCGGCTCCTGTGGGGCACCGACTTCCCCTTCGCCTCCATGACCGGGTCCGTGACCCGTATGGCCGATCTGGCCCGGGATCCCGCGCTGTGGCCGCCCGGCAGCGACCCGCTCTCGCCGCGCGAGTATGAGGCCCTGATGGGCGGCACGGCGGCGCGGCTGCTCGCCCTCGCCGCACCCCACCCCACCCCACCCCACACCGACTCCTCCTTCGACCCGATGACTTGA
- a CDS encoding bifunctional 2-polyprenyl-6-hydroxyphenol methylase/3-demethylubiquinol 3-O-methyltransferase UbiG, protein MTFSRGYEFDAMSRRPLYGDVTQRLVDICEAPDGGVVADVGCGSGLATQLLLERSAQVSAIVGIDPSEHELAIARQRLRDPKVRFVQGRAQDVESLTGPVDVAVLSNVMHQIPAAERGSVIAGCHRLLAPGGRCVLNTLFYEGAVLPETRPFYAHWLRATRDALRERGQDLVLARGKPVALQTLTPGRHEELFAQAGFSQTKSEEAVYPWTLQDWEALCTYSVFVEGATGISDLALGSEALTDGLRATFERLELTEVPRRWLFAWGIKGSQEDG, encoded by the coding sequence ATGACCTTTTCCCGCGGATACGAGTTCGACGCCATGTCGCGCCGCCCCTTGTACGGCGATGTGACCCAGCGTCTGGTCGACATCTGCGAGGCCCCGGACGGCGGCGTCGTCGCCGACGTCGGCTGCGGCTCGGGCCTTGCCACCCAACTGCTCCTGGAACGCTCCGCACAGGTGAGTGCCATCGTCGGCATCGACCCCTCGGAGCACGAACTGGCCATCGCACGCCAGCGGTTGCGCGACCCCAAAGTGCGCTTTGTGCAGGGACGCGCACAGGACGTCGAATCCCTGACCGGACCGGTGGATGTCGCGGTCCTGAGCAATGTGATGCACCAGATCCCGGCGGCCGAGCGCGGCTCCGTGATCGCCGGCTGCCACCGGTTGCTCGCACCGGGCGGGCGCTGCGTGCTCAACACCCTGTTCTACGAGGGAGCCGTGCTTCCCGAGACCCGGCCCTTCTACGCACACTGGCTGCGCGCCACCCGCGACGCCCTGCGGGAACGGGGCCAGGACCTCGTCCTCGCGCGCGGCAAACCGGTGGCGCTTCAGACGCTCACCCCGGGCCGGCACGAAGAGCTGTTCGCCCAGGCGGGGTTCTCCCAGACCAAGTCCGAGGAGGCCGTGTACCCGTGGACCCTCCAGGACTGGGAGGCCCTGTGCACGTACTCGGTGTTCGTGGAAGGAGCCACCGGGATCAGCGACCTGGCCCTCGGCTCCGAGGCGCTGACCGACGGCCTGCGGGCCACCTTCGAGCGGCTGGAGCTGACCGAGGTGCCCCGGCGCTGGCTCTTCGCCTGGGGCATCAAGGGTTCCCAGGAGGACGGATGA
- a CDS encoding alcohol dehydrogenase family protein: MRALRWHGTRRAAVADGVAMPRIEEPRDAVVRVVRSAICGTDLHPYRGEIDGFTPGTVTGHEFTGVVEEVGPEVRGLRPGDRVVASDIIACGHCDSCRRGWHYQCEQVGLFGYSTVVGTRAYAGGHAEYVRAPFADTVLFPIPDDVGDERALFIGDVLATGYACAVGAEVRPGATVAVVGCGPVGLLALEAAWVLGAARVLAIDPLESRRKLAAERGACPVPATPDVDRHVADLTEGRGADAVLEAVGTDAALLTALDVVRPRGTVCAVGAHASEAMPMPTRLAFAKEVTLRFAVGDPISDFEPLMNLVRGGRVDPTFLISHRMPLAEAAEGFRLFDTGEASKVVLIP, translated from the coding sequence ATGAGAGCGCTGCGGTGGCACGGCACACGCCGGGCGGCGGTAGCGGACGGCGTCGCCATGCCCCGTATCGAGGAACCGCGAGACGCCGTCGTCCGTGTCGTGCGCAGCGCGATCTGCGGCACCGACCTCCACCCGTACCGGGGCGAGATCGACGGGTTCACGCCGGGAACGGTGACCGGCCACGAGTTCACCGGCGTGGTCGAGGAGGTCGGGCCCGAAGTGCGCGGTCTGCGGCCCGGAGACCGGGTCGTCGCCTCGGACATCATCGCGTGCGGGCACTGCGACTCCTGCCGCCGGGGCTGGCACTACCAGTGCGAGCAGGTGGGCCTGTTCGGCTACTCCACGGTGGTCGGCACACGGGCCTACGCCGGGGGCCACGCCGAGTATGTCCGGGCGCCCTTCGCCGACACCGTGCTGTTCCCGATCCCCGACGACGTCGGCGACGAGCGGGCTCTGTTCATCGGCGACGTACTCGCCACGGGCTACGCGTGCGCCGTGGGCGCCGAGGTGCGCCCCGGGGCCACGGTGGCGGTGGTGGGCTGCGGCCCCGTGGGCCTGCTGGCCCTGGAGGCCGCCTGGGTGCTGGGCGCCGCCCGGGTGCTGGCCATCGACCCGCTGGAGAGCCGGCGGAAACTGGCCGCCGAACGCGGCGCCTGCCCGGTGCCCGCCACGCCCGACGTCGACCGGCACGTCGCCGACCTGACCGAGGGGCGCGGCGCGGACGCCGTCCTGGAGGCCGTGGGCACCGACGCCGCGCTGCTGACCGCGCTGGACGTCGTACGGCCACGCGGCACGGTGTGCGCCGTGGGCGCCCATGCCTCCGAAGCCATGCCCATGCCGACACGGCTCGCGTTCGCCAAGGAGGTCACGCTGCGCTTCGCCGTCGGCGATCCCATCAGCGACTTCGAGCCGCTGATGAACCTGGTACGCGGCGGTCGCGTCGACCCCACCTTCCTGATCTCGCACCGGATGCCCCTGGCCGAGGCCGCGGAGGGGTTCCGGCTGTTCGACACCGGAGAGGCCAGCAAGGTGGTGCTGATCCCGTGA
- a CDS encoding acyl carrier protein encodes MTDNLTSTEPDVRASAPDGQLPHKPGDAQAAAEVVRRIWAQVLEVEAESIDVHRSDFFELGGYSLLALQAIGRILTEYGVDEVESVEWEGELLNRLFDNATPMVQAEFLAEMGCGTPRAVNRPSETSR; translated from the coding sequence GTGACGGACAACCTGACCAGCACCGAGCCCGACGTCCGCGCCAGCGCGCCGGACGGACAACTCCCGCACAAGCCGGGCGACGCACAAGCGGCGGCGGAAGTGGTGCGCAGGATCTGGGCCCAGGTGCTGGAGGTGGAAGCCGAGTCCATCGACGTCCACCGCAGCGACTTCTTCGAACTGGGCGGATACTCGCTGCTCGCCCTCCAGGCCATAGGAAGGATCCTGACGGAGTACGGGGTCGATGAGGTGGAATCGGTGGAATGGGAGGGAGAACTCCTCAACCGCCTCTTCGACAACGCCACGCCCATGGTTCAGGCCGAATTCCTGGCGGAGATGGGCTGCGGCACTCCGCGTGCGGTCAACCGCCCGTCGGAGACCTCACGGTAG
- a CDS encoding ectoine synthase: protein MRAVEDVVGSECDVDWGNGRSRRILVQADNLGFGLTETYVQPGSESYLRYDNHQEVCYCVSGSGSVESEDGVFELRPGMLYAPGMGEPHVLRSQHGMTLMCVFSPALLGSERHLLTPGVHSSY from the coding sequence GTGCGCGCGGTTGAAGATGTCGTGGGAAGCGAATGCGACGTGGACTGGGGTAACGGGAGGAGCCGACGGATACTCGTTCAGGCCGACAATTTGGGTTTCGGTCTGACCGAGACCTATGTGCAGCCCGGCAGCGAGTCGTATCTGCGGTACGACAACCACCAAGAGGTCTGTTATTGCGTGTCCGGCTCCGGTTCCGTGGAGTCGGAGGACGGCGTCTTCGAACTCAGGCCGGGGATGCTGTACGCCCCGGGCATGGGCGAACCACATGTGCTGCGCTCGCAGCACGGCATGACGCTGATGTGTGTCTTCTCGCCGGCGTTGCTCGGTTCGGAAAGACACCTGCTCACCCCTGGTGTGCATTCGAGCTACTAG
- a CDS encoding fatty acid desaturase produces MTLPQENTHLDRNDVFSSAELRELTRRSSGQALLRSSVHALLYAVAVTGALVIDTWWAIGLSWVLGAFVIASLHNLLHCASHGTFMNTYRGNRIAGQVAGTFLLTNSALYRVFHMHHHRNTHTAEDPEPDGVITTVWQYVVAMINLDYFIGFLRMSVASLSHRYPYFVKTDRARSAIRRDTWILFLWIACATVLTVLWPMLMLTVYIAPTCIAWVVNNFSIMPEHYYAERTDNPWRNTNSVYTESKWFGFLNWNTNYHAEHHLYPGIPAWNLHEVSKRVRRHLAFTETSYIRFHARLLGDVISGRAKEQEQDFVLQEGRATSFIYPLEKAK; encoded by the coding sequence ATGACACTTCCGCAGGAGAACACCCACCTCGATCGCAACGACGTCTTCTCCTCGGCCGAACTGCGCGAGCTGACCCGCCGTTCCAGCGGCCAGGCCCTGCTCCGCTCCTCGGTGCACGCCCTGCTGTACGCCGTCGCCGTGACCGGCGCCTTGGTCATCGACACCTGGTGGGCCATCGGACTGAGCTGGGTGCTGGGCGCCTTCGTGATCGCCTCGCTGCACAACCTCCTGCACTGTGCCTCACACGGCACCTTTATGAACACCTACCGTGGAAACCGGATCGCCGGACAAGTCGCCGGCACGTTCCTGCTCACCAACAGTGCCCTGTACCGGGTTTTCCACATGCACCACCACCGCAACACCCATACCGCTGAAGACCCCGAACCCGACGGCGTCATCACCACTGTGTGGCAGTACGTCGTGGCCATGATCAACCTGGACTACTTCATCGGTTTTCTGCGCATGTCAGTGGCTTCGCTGTCCCACCGGTACCCCTACTTCGTCAAAACCGACCGGGCCCGCTCCGCGATCCGCCGCGACACCTGGATCCTCTTTCTGTGGATCGCTTGCGCAACCGTCCTGACCGTCTTGTGGCCCATGCTGATGCTCACCGTGTACATCGCGCCGACCTGCATCGCCTGGGTCGTGAACAACTTCTCCATCATGCCCGAGCACTACTATGCGGAGCGGACCGACAACCCGTGGCGTAACACCAATTCGGTCTACACCGAAAGCAAGTGGTTCGGCTTCCTCAACTGGAACACCAACTACCACGCCGAACACCACCTCTATCCCGGGATCCCGGCCTGGAACCTGCACGAGGTGTCGAAGCGCGTGCGGAGGCATCTCGCCTTCACCGAAACCTCCTACATTCGCTTCCACGCCCGTCTGCTGGGCGACGTGATCAGCGGCCGAGCGAAGGAGCAGGAGCAGGACTTCGTGCTGCAGGAGGGCCGGGCGACGAGCTTCATCTACCCGTTGGAGAAGGCCAAGTGA
- a CDS encoding DUF3592 domain-containing protein, translated as MEREWFFSLIPLTIGVAFLSFGVYGLRRAKALRLRGVNARARIVRHDVVRNDDGAKFHYPVAAWTAQDGRACEYASRFGRGTVTHRFGVGAHVMVRYDPQTPDRFAIEGWDTRGVDLLFTVLGAVFTGGTVTVLLVRLLTL; from the coding sequence ATGGAACGTGAATGGTTTTTCAGTCTCATTCCGCTGACGATCGGCGTGGCTTTCCTCAGCTTCGGTGTGTACGGGCTTCGCCGCGCCAAGGCGCTGCGCCTCAGGGGTGTCAATGCCCGGGCGCGGATCGTCCGCCATGACGTCGTGCGCAACGACGACGGTGCCAAGTTCCACTACCCGGTCGCGGCCTGGACGGCACAGGACGGGCGCGCCTGCGAGTACGCATCCAGATTCGGCCGCGGAACCGTGACGCACCGCTTCGGTGTGGGGGCGCACGTCATGGTCCGATACGACCCGCAAACCCCCGACCGGTTCGCCATCGAGGGCTGGGACACGAGAGGTGTCGACCTGTTGTTCACCGTGCTGGGGGCGGTGTTCACCGGGGGCACCGTGACGGTCCTGCTCGTGCGGCTCCTCACCCTCTGA
- a CDS encoding MFS transporter, with protein sequence MSQPTTDQQAATRGIRGVVPVLAFAGITVAVMQTLLVPVIKDLPELLGTSPSNATWVMTSTLLAGAVATPIMGRLGDLYGKRRMLLASLAIMVLGSLIAGFTSELLVMIVGRALQGFAMGAIPLGIGLMRDELPREKLGSAMALMSSSIGVGGGLALPLAALVAQHTNWHTLFFGSAGLGVVAILLTLVFVPESKVKAEGTFDVFGALGLSAGLILLLLPITKGSDWGWGSTTTLGLLGSAVVVLVLWGVMELRVKAPLVNLRTTARREVLLTNLASMMVGVAFYAISLVLPQLLQLPSATGYGLGQSMVVAGLCVAPLGLTMMLTAPLYARLSAKYGPKTTLILGMLIIAVGYGAGLGLMSAAWQTIVVSIVVGAGIGLAYSSLPALIVGAVDPSETGAANGLNTLMRSIGTSVSSAVIGMVLANTSQDFGSVALPTMHGFRVSFLIATAAVAGGLVFAVFLPKGRPAAQPQLRATSEEDAALERATEALAPSTAGPSARP encoded by the coding sequence ATGTCGCAGCCGACGACCGACCAGCAGGCCGCTACGCGCGGCATACGCGGTGTCGTCCCCGTACTCGCCTTCGCCGGCATCACTGTCGCGGTGATGCAGACGTTGCTCGTCCCGGTCATCAAGGACCTGCCCGAACTGCTCGGCACCTCACCCTCCAACGCCACCTGGGTCATGACCTCGACGCTGCTCGCCGGCGCCGTGGCCACCCCGATCATGGGCCGCCTCGGTGACCTGTACGGCAAGCGCCGCATGCTCCTGGCCAGCCTCGCCATCATGGTGCTCGGCTCGCTGATCGCCGGTTTCACCAGCGAACTCCTCGTGATGATCGTCGGCCGGGCCCTCCAGGGCTTCGCCATGGGCGCCATCCCGCTCGGCATCGGCCTGATGCGCGACGAGCTGCCCCGCGAGAAGCTCGGCTCGGCGATGGCCCTGATGAGCTCCTCCATAGGCGTCGGCGGCGGACTCGCGCTGCCGCTCGCGGCCCTGGTCGCCCAGCACACGAACTGGCACACCCTGTTCTTCGGCTCCGCGGGCCTCGGCGTGGTGGCCATCCTGCTCACCCTCGTCTTCGTACCCGAGAGCAAGGTCAAGGCGGAGGGCACGTTCGACGTGTTCGGCGCCCTCGGCCTCTCCGCGGGCTTGATCCTCCTACTCCTCCCGATCACCAAGGGCAGCGACTGGGGCTGGGGATCGACCACCACCCTCGGCCTGCTCGGCTCGGCGGTCGTGGTCCTGGTCCTGTGGGGCGTGATGGAGCTGCGCGTCAAGGCGCCGCTGGTGAACCTGCGCACCACCGCCCGGCGCGAAGTCCTGCTCACCAACCTCGCGTCCATGATGGTCGGCGTCGCCTTCTACGCCATTTCGCTGGTGCTCCCGCAACTGCTCCAGCTGCCCTCGGCCACCGGGTACGGCCTCGGCCAGTCGATGGTCGTCGCCGGCCTGTGCGTGGCGCCGCTCGGCCTGACGATGATGCTGACCGCTCCGCTCTACGCCCGCCTCTCGGCCAAGTACGGCCCGAAGACCACCCTCATCCTCGGCATGCTGATCATCGCGGTCGGGTACGGGGCGGGGCTCGGCCTGATGAGCGCGGCCTGGCAGACCATCGTCGTCTCGATCGTCGTCGGCGCGGGCATCGGACTCGCCTACTCCTCGCTCCCCGCGCTCATCGTCGGTGCGGTCGACCCGTCCGAGACGGGCGCGGCCAACGGCCTCAACACCCTGATGCGCTCGATCGGTACGTCGGTGTCGAGCGCCGTCATCGGCATGGTGCTCGCCAACACGTCACAGGACTTCGGTTCCGTAGCGCTCCCGACCATGCACGGCTTCCGCGTCTCCTTCCTGATCGCGACGGCCGCGGTGGCCGGTGGGCTGGTGTTCGCCGTCTTCCTGCCCAAGGGCCGTCCCGCCGCCCAGCCGCAGCTTCGGGCCACCAGCGAGGAGGACGCGGCGCTCGAACGGGCCACCGAGGCACTGGCGCCTTCCACGGCCGGGCCGTCGGCGCGACCGTAG
- a CDS encoding helix-turn-helix transcriptional regulator, translating into MPGAGVEETGAALSRVIAPVVPHDALRLMVMNPSLGVGASALGFWHGYGPDIGRELMRLGSRGAAFPQLARLARQTGPVVADRGLRTGWYDRLLARYGFGEELCLILRDSRGVWGLLGLKRAVGGRPFDADDTHRITGIGPPLIAALRGYVTQGPVAPTGRRHELPPGMLVVSAEGKVAARTPQARNWQTVMAHQQAAPDWLIEYCFAALSFEAREHARDPLRRYPRVCTPLIGYGQWAAFEAQPLGDNGDIAITIQRATGTLLLPTFCDWHKITDRERQVITYLQDGTAPKQIARLLGLSLHTVNDHLGAVFRKTGTCGRDELMAAITA; encoded by the coding sequence GTGCCGGGCGCAGGGGTCGAGGAGACGGGGGCGGCGCTGTCCCGGGTGATCGCGCCGGTGGTGCCGCATGACGCCCTGCGGCTGATGGTGATGAACCCGTCCCTGGGGGTGGGTGCGAGCGCGCTGGGGTTCTGGCACGGGTACGGTCCGGACATCGGCCGCGAGCTGATGAGGCTCGGCAGCCGGGGCGCGGCATTTCCCCAACTGGCCCGCCTGGCACGGCAGACCGGGCCGGTGGTGGCGGATCGTGGCCTGCGCACGGGTTGGTACGACCGGCTGCTCGCCCGGTACGGATTCGGCGAGGAGCTGTGTCTGATCCTGCGGGACAGCCGCGGCGTGTGGGGGCTGCTCGGCCTGAAGCGGGCCGTGGGAGGTCGGCCGTTCGACGCCGATGACACGCACCGCATCACCGGCATCGGGCCGCCGCTGATCGCCGCGCTGCGCGGCTACGTGACCCAGGGGCCCGTCGCGCCCACGGGCAGGCGGCACGAGCTGCCGCCGGGCATGCTCGTCGTCAGCGCCGAGGGAAAGGTCGCGGCGAGGACACCCCAGGCCCGGAACTGGCAGACCGTGATGGCGCATCAGCAGGCGGCACCGGACTGGCTCATCGAGTACTGCTTCGCCGCCCTGTCGTTCGAGGCGCGCGAGCATGCCCGCGACCCGCTCCGCCGCTACCCAAGGGTGTGCACACCGTTGATCGGGTACGGCCAGTGGGCCGCGTTCGAGGCCCAGCCGCTCGGCGACAACGGCGACATCGCCATCACGATCCAGCGTGCCACGGGCACACTGCTGCTCCCCACGTTCTGCGACTGGCACAAGATCACTGACCGGGAACGGCAGGTCATCACGTACCTGCAGGACGGCACCGCGCCCAAACAGATCGCCCGGCTCCTCGGTCTCTCCCTGCACACGGTCAACGACCACCTCGGCGCGGTCTTCCGCAAGACCGGCACCTGCGGGCGCGACGAACTGATGGCCGCCATCACGGCGTGA
- a CDS encoding DUF5937 family protein encodes MIEIRLSGTDLSLIRFARSPLEETVHSLAVLHNPRRRALHRPWLDAMLGHIRPLDLDLLFALTSAPHALPDFLCTPPTRAAPTFEEELDTVRAATSEQVRAGIDELRGSSPVSPALRPLYDDATGHLARLVDQLAAYWRAALHPVWPRLRSLLDADIAHRAHCLTTGGLTALFDDLHPDLGYRGDSLHVRKPLRYQRPVTNQGVLLVPTVFGQRLSVLYDENRAPAIGYPARGTGEVWTSAPDTDGTPLEELVGRTRARILAHLDMPLSTTSVAALVAMTPPTANHHLAVLRRCRLVTSRRSGREVLYQRTDLGTSLLGPP; translated from the coding sequence GTGATCGAGATACGGCTGAGCGGAACCGACCTGTCGCTCATCAGGTTCGCCCGGTCCCCTCTTGAAGAGACCGTGCACAGCCTGGCCGTACTCCACAACCCGCGCCGCCGCGCCCTGCACCGGCCGTGGCTGGACGCCATGCTCGGCCACATCCGTCCGCTCGACCTCGACCTGCTGTTCGCCCTGACCAGCGCACCCCACGCACTGCCCGACTTCCTGTGCACCCCTCCCACCCGCGCCGCCCCCACGTTCGAGGAAGAGCTGGACACCGTACGGGCCGCCACGAGCGAGCAGGTCCGCGCCGGTATCGACGAACTGCGCGGCTCCTCCCCGGTGTCACCGGCCCTGCGACCGCTCTACGACGACGCCACCGGCCATCTCGCCCGGCTCGTCGACCAGCTCGCCGCCTACTGGCGCGCCGCCCTCCATCCGGTGTGGCCCCGACTGCGATCCCTGCTCGACGCCGACATCGCCCATCGCGCCCACTGCCTGACCACCGGTGGCCTCACCGCCCTGTTCGACGACCTCCACCCGGATCTCGGCTACCGCGGAGACTCCCTCCACGTACGCAAGCCGCTGCGCTACCAACGGCCCGTCACGAACCAGGGCGTGCTGCTGGTGCCCACCGTGTTCGGCCAGCGGCTCAGCGTGCTGTACGACGAGAACCGCGCACCCGCCATCGGCTACCCCGCACGCGGCACCGGGGAGGTCTGGACCTCGGCGCCCGACACCGACGGCACACCCCTGGAAGAACTCGTCGGACGCACCCGCGCCAGGATCCTCGCCCACCTGGACATGCCCCTCTCCACCACCAGCGTGGCCGCGTTGGTGGCGATGACCCCGCCGACGGCCAATCACCACCTCGCCGTACTCCGCCGCTGCCGCCTCGTGACCTCCCGGCGATCCGGCCGCGAGGTCCTCTACCAGCGCACCGACCTCGGCACGTCACTCCTCGGTCCGCCATGA
- a CDS encoding M4 family metallopeptidase: MSSLSPTGGRARRLALTSGAAVLTGALLAAGAATAAAGAAPEHHDATSVAATAQALGLGAKEELVVKDVIKDADGTVHTRYERTYAGLPVLGGDLIVHRAADGTVKDVTKAVKTAIKVASLTPKQTPTAATSAAVKAAKAAQTSGAATGDAPRKVIWAADGKPVLAYETVVTGTQHDGVTPSKLRVITDANTGKKLYEKQLISDIGGGITAKGGSGAAAPGGSQAAAVGTGVSQYSGTVSLNTTKASTGYSLVDSVRGGSSTVDLKHKTSGKGTVFTDADNKWGTGSPANNQTAAVDAAYGAAQTWDFYKNVLHRNGIKNDGRAPVSRVHYGNAYVNAFWDDSSFTITYGDGDGNKKPLTQLDVAGHEFSHGVTSATANLEYSGESGGLNEATSDIFGTAVEWNANNAQDKGDYLLGEKIDIFGNGKPLRYQDKPSKDGRGSADYWSADVGNLDVHYSSGVANHFFYLLSEGSGAKDINGVHYDSPTADGSTVTGIGRDKAVQVWYKALTTYFTSTTDYHGAREGTLKAAADLYGANSAEVKAVDAAWAGVNVKA; this comes from the coding sequence ATGTCCTCGCTTTCCCCCACCGGCGGCAGGGCGCGCCGTCTGGCCCTCACGTCCGGCGCCGCCGTCCTCACCGGCGCCCTGCTCGCCGCCGGTGCCGCCACCGCAGCAGCGGGTGCCGCTCCGGAGCACCACGACGCCACCTCCGTCGCGGCCACCGCCCAGGCGCTCGGCCTCGGCGCCAAGGAGGAGCTGGTCGTCAAGGACGTCATCAAGGACGCCGACGGCACGGTCCATACGCGCTACGAGCGCACCTACGCCGGACTTCCGGTCCTCGGCGGCGACCTCATCGTCCACCGTGCCGCCGACGGCACGGTCAAGGACGTCACCAAGGCCGTCAAGACCGCCATCAAGGTCGCCTCGCTCACCCCGAAGCAGACCCCCACCGCCGCCACGTCCGCCGCGGTCAAGGCCGCCAAGGCCGCGCAGACCTCGGGTGCCGCCACCGGCGACGCCCCCCGCAAGGTCATCTGGGCCGCCGACGGCAAGCCCGTCCTCGCCTACGAGACCGTCGTCACCGGCACCCAGCACGACGGCGTCACCCCGAGCAAGCTGCGCGTCATCACCGACGCCAACACGGGCAAGAAGCTGTACGAGAAGCAGCTGATCAGCGACATAGGCGGCGGCATCACCGCCAAGGGCGGCTCCGGCGCCGCCGCGCCGGGCGGCTCCCAGGCCGCCGCGGTGGGCACCGGCGTCTCCCAGTACAGCGGCACCGTCAGCCTGAACACCACCAAGGCGTCGACGGGTTACTCGCTCGTCGACAGCGTGCGCGGCGGCTCCAGCACCGTCGACCTCAAGCACAAGACGAGCGGCAAGGGCACCGTCTTCACCGACGCGGACAACAAGTGGGGCACCGGCAGCCCCGCCAACAACCAGACCGCCGCCGTGGACGCCGCCTACGGTGCCGCCCAGACCTGGGACTTCTACAAGAACGTCCTGCACCGCAACGGCATCAAGAACGACGGCCGGGCGCCGGTCTCCCGCGTTCACTACGGCAACGCGTACGTCAACGCCTTCTGGGACGACAGCTCCTTCACGATCACCTACGGCGACGGCGACGGCAACAAGAAGCCGCTGACCCAGCTCGACGTGGCCGGGCACGAGTTCAGCCACGGTGTCACCTCCGCCACCGCGAACCTGGAGTACTCCGGCGAGTCCGGCGGCCTGAACGAGGCCACCTCGGACATCTTCGGCACCGCGGTGGAGTGGAACGCCAACAACGCCCAGGACAAGGGCGACTACCTGCTCGGCGAGAAGATCGACATCTTCGGCAACGGCAAGCCGCTGCGCTACCAGGACAAGCCCAGCAAGGACGGCCGCGGTTCGGCCGACTACTGGAGCGCCGACGTCGGCAACCTCGACGTGCACTACTCCTCCGGTGTCGCCAACCACTTCTTCTACCTGCTGTCCGAGGGCAGCGGCGCGAAGGACATCAACGGTGTGCACTACGACAGCCCGACCGCGGACGGCTCCACCGTCACCGGCATCGGCCGCGACAAGGCGGTGCAGGTCTGGTACAAGGCGCTGACCACGTACTTCACGTCCACCACCGACTACCACGGCGCCCGTGAGGGCACCTTGAAGGCAGCCGCCGACCTCTACGGCGCGAACAGCGCCGAGGTCAAGGCCGTGGACGCCGCCTGGGCCGGGGTGAACGTCAAGGCCTGA
- a CDS encoding DUF732 domain-containing protein, whose protein sequence is MERKKRNWFIAGAAVLAFGGVLSLFQDDSDKAEAESKPKPSASAPVKPAETPSKAAKPAVVPSPDTAQTASLIRTLRTIEPGLVAKEDRAVDRARNVCSDIKADKPAATVQSNARSRFEGGTVPSLTDDQAANIVTAVKSSFCG, encoded by the coding sequence ATGGAACGTAAGAAGCGGAATTGGTTCATCGCGGGGGCTGCCGTGCTCGCGTTCGGCGGAGTGCTCAGCCTGTTCCAGGATGATAGCGACAAGGCGGAAGCGGAGTCCAAGCCCAAGCCGTCCGCATCGGCACCCGTCAAGCCCGCCGAGACTCCCAGCAAGGCAGCCAAGCCCGCTGTGGTGCCCTCGCCGGACACGGCGCAGACCGCCTCACTGATTCGCACACTGCGGACCATCGAGCCCGGCCTAGTGGCCAAGGAGGACAGAGCCGTGGACCGGGCCCGGAACGTCTGCTCGGACATCAAAGCTGACAAGCCTGCCGCTACCGTCCAGAGCAACGCAAGGAGCCGCTTTGAGGGCGGCACGGTGCCGAGCCTCACTGACGACCAAGCCGCGAACATCGTGACCGCCGTGAAGTCGTCGTTCTGTGGCTGA